CATAGACgttctacattttctttgctAGTTTTGCTCAGCTTTTAACAAGGCTTGCAAGGAATAATCCAAAGAAATCAAGTTCTCCAGCAATCTTTAGACATTGTGCCTATGAACATTGTGAATTTCATGATTATGGATGTCAAATTCttgtttcatgcaaaaaggagagagtTCCAAAAATGTTGAGTATCAAGATTGAAGTTTATTTAAGGCATCCCTCGTATTTTGGCTAAAATTTGTTGTCGCAACTCTAAAGGGAAGTTCAATCTTGATTTGAGGCTTACTCAAATTTCATAATCAAACATTGCTATATTTATTGTTCCGTTAACTATTGCTTCTTTGCTAGTTAGTATTGCATTGAGTACTCTCTTGATGGTATGATTTTTGTTTCCCTTTGACTTTGTACATGAGTGGGATAAGTTTAATGATTTCTGCATAGAGTTTGAGTGCTGCTATTTTTACTTAAAAGAGCTATATGCCTTggcataaaaattttttttttttcatgtctaGTTGTAAATTTGGCAATGCTCAACCTGAAATTGCCAATCCGGGCTCACAAGGATCGATCACAAGGAAGTTGTTTAACCAATTGACAAGCtgcaaatcaagaaaatgaagttttaaGCTTTTGCAACTCTAAGAGCTAAAatattatttatgaaaaaaGAACAGTCCTTTTCACTCCTAGCTTCCAAATCCGGACTGGAACAAATTTTTGGCAAGTTACCAGCCACCTACTTCGATTCCTACTCAATTTCTTAGACATTAATCTATCTAGGCCCAATATATGATACATCTACATCTCATCTCCTTATTtcttcttatcattcttttcgaTCCTTTGCAAAGGTTTCAAATCCAAAAAACTTTCACTGTCTTATAATTATTTTCCTGAGGAATAGCTCTTCAGTGAAGTGCTCACAAGCCTACCAGTGAAGTCTCTAGGAAGACTTCTGGGCGTGTCAAAAGCACGGCGTGCTCAAATTACTAGTCCAAAATTTAGGAAATTTCATTAAAGTCAGAGAAAAAATTCAGACTCTTTGGGAGTTACTAAGCTCATCTTCAGAGCCAAGCCTAGCTTCTACAACCCTCCCAACTTATACTCCGTTAAGTCTTGATAAGCTTCGTGACAATGCTGCTAAAAGCCTGTTATACCCTCTCTTCAGCACCCATTTCTACCTGCATACAACATTCTGGGATCATGTAATAGCCTGTTATGTCTCGGTTGCTCTCATAAGCAGCCACTGAGAGGTATTATCTTGTGGAATCCTTTGACAGAAAAGCAATGGCGTTTACAACTGCCACCATTCCTCTTGTTGTGACTTGTCATCAGAAGTTGCAAAAAGTCTCATCACGTCGGTTTTGGGTATGATGAAGTTTCTGATGACTACAAAATTGCTgcttttggtcaaaattgtTAGATATAGGAATGGAGTAGTGTATGGAAAATCCCATGAATTTGAGTTGTATAGCATGAAATCTAATTTATGGAGGACTTTTCCCATTGATCAGGCCTTTACCACTTACATGAGAGGTTATGGTGTTTTCAGTCATAATGCCTTGCACTGGTTAATGAGAGAGTGCTTATTGGTTGATGTCTACATTGCCGCCAATGATATctcaactttgaaaattttcgCCCTGCCACAAGTTGATGATGCCTTCATTGCTGCCTTTGATCTCtccatttagaaaattttcaagcTGCCACTGCCTATACCTGAACCTGGAGATAATGAAACTGTTCTGAAGATCAGTTTAGGGAGATTCAATGGTTGCCTTTCTGCACTTTTCTATGCAGGGCGTAATGGCAACATCAAGGCTGAGGTCTGGCTGATGAAAGATTATGGTATCAAGGATTCTTGGACTAAGTTTACTCTAATGAAGCGGTCACATATGCGATTGAGAGATTCTGATGTCTTGACTCCTCTGGCATGCTTGAATAATGGTTTTTATCATCACCTTCTTTTACAAATTGGCAAGAGGTCTCCTGTACTATACAAACTTTTGAGGAAAGCTCACCTGAGGTTATTTATATTGCTGAAAAACTGAGACAAATGGAGGCACGTGTTTGCTTTGATAGCCTTTTTGAACCTTGTGGTTGTGGTGGCGATGATGCAGGAGATGGAAAAAGCGACAGGGATTCAACTTAGAAACTGCCAAAATGATGAGGAACCAGAACTGAACTTGAGAGTTGGATAGATTGAGATTTATTTAGTAAAGCATAATCTTCTGCAGGCAAGGAAAGTAGTTTAGTAAACTTCACAAATTTGTTTGAGATTTGAAATTTTATCTCTCTCTCATGATATTTTTTTGCAAATTTGAAAAGATTGAGAATTGTTCTGTCTTCAGTCTTCAATTCTAATAGTAGGGATCCAGAAGTTAACTGATCCTGAATTGCGCGTTCTCCTGCATCACAGAAACCAGAAGTAAATGCAAAATGCTGTTGGTTAGACAGCATAGAATAAAAGACTGAATTAGCTGAAATTCGTACATTCTAATTGGAGGTCTTCATGGTGGGAATTTATACTCCATTGATGTTCTGGGTTTTCTTAGTTAGTTTGCTCTGGTTAAGGAGGTTTGCCCGAAATAAAACAAAGGCATCGAGTTCCCTTGTAATCTTGAGATATTGTGCTTGCAAACTTCATGAATATCACACTTATGGGTGTCAAATTCTTTTTTTGTGTAACTGTCTAACATACCATGGCTAAATTTCTTGAAATTCCCTTGTTGAATCCTTCAGCCCAAAAGTAGTGGGATTAGCCACTAACCTCGCTAAAATTCTACTGCCAAAGAACCTTGTTGTGGCAGATGGCTTCATTCACACGATGAAACTACTGACGACTACAAAGAGGTGGGATTGGCTCATAACAAGCAGAAATATCCGTCGAAGTTCATGCTTTTAGGGCCTTAAATCTGGTTTACATAAAGAATTGTCACAGTTGATCAAGGGTGTTCTGGCTGGTAATACTATGCATTGAGTCATGAGAGGCTGTGACTCCCTTGCTGCAATTGCATGAGGTATCATTACCTGATTATTTCTATGCTTTAGTTATTTTGGAGTAAGTTTAGGCAATTTAGGTGGCTGACTTTCTGTTGGTTTtgaaagtttatttgaattgaaatttgttgatCTGTTGGTCTGCCTACAATTATACTACTTTATGTTCTGTGAACCTTATCACAAAAGAAACTGGACAAATAAATTAGCCATCCCTCTAGCTCTCAAGTATCAAAGTTGAAATTGAACTTGAATGCAGTCTTCCTGTATCCTGAAGAACAGCTCTTCACCTAGCTTTTCATTAGCCTACCCTGAAGCCTCTAGCACGAACGCAGTGCACATCAAAATCATACCGTGCTTAAATGGCAATCCACAAGTTATTAGGTGCATTATGATGGAACACATTCACTAGTATTCTGCAAAGCTTGAAATCTAGCCAGAGGTCCTCGCTTGCTATGGCAATCATGACTGTACTCCTTTTAGCTAGGAGTTTCTGCAGAAAGGGTGACATTAAGCTCTTAAAATATCATCATCAACGTTATTTTTCCAGTAATCTCCTGCATTTGTGTTTAGGAATATTCATCCAACTTATTCCCCAATAACATGAATGCAGGCATGCCTTATTGGGGAAGTTGTGTCCTTTAGCTCTTCATTTATATACATCAGAAACCATATTAAATGAAGCAGTATTCTTACCAGAGAAagcaaatattaaaaaaaaccaATAGTTGCTTAACAATGTTAACTGATCAGTGGAGCATTTAAGTTTTTTGGCAAAACAGACAAGGCATACATTGTGGTATTCCCatcacacacaaacacacacaaaaGCACAGGTAGTTAAAAGTGATTGCCTAAAAGATGTGCAAAAACGGGAGATGGGTTCATATCCTTTCTCATTGTATCCATCTAATCTCAAAAGTCCTCCTAAGCAATATTCAGACATATCTACAATAAAACCAGTTTCAATTTAAATAGGGTCAACTAGgtgtttctctgtttttgtttcacTCTTGCTTTTACGTATTGTTTTGGAGTGTAGGGTAAAAATGGCTAGGATTTCCTTCCTTCATCTACAGACAAAGAATTGACGTTATCAGCATACTCTATATCCTCCTTCATTTCCCATTCCCTGATGCCAAGTCGCATTCTGCTTAATAGAAAGTATTATCCACCAATTCCAGATTAATCAGCTTCTTCAGACCATGATCAAAACCACTGCTTCTTTTAGATGCACAGAAACGATCTCATCTCAAATCTCAGACCGTATGGAACTTGAATTCTGGCGTGATGCCAGGAATACAGGAGATGGCACGGGCGTGTTACTAGTACTGCTAACACCTCCCATGTCCTTGGTCTTGTGGAGAAGGAATGTCCCAGACAGGATAGTCACAAAGCCACATACTTCAGAGACAATTTGCGACGCATTTTGACTGTCCCAGTCCTGCATGAAAAGTTTGAAGGTCAGCCTTTTGTTGCTCCGATTCGTCCCACCTTCTCCCAATCCACAAcactaaaatatatatatatatataaaggaaaAAGCTAATAATAAAAGCCAAATGAAAGTACCTTAAACATTATAATGCTAGCTAGGATGGTTAGGGATGTAAACATAACATAGTATACTGGGGACACCACAGCTGTATTAAAGGCATCCAGTGCCTGCAAAATGACATGTACAATTATCAGATTACACATTTTTCAGGTAACTGGAATCCATTGCAGCAACATAAGAAAGGTACAACAAATTACAGTTTATCTACAACAAAATCCATATTCAGAAATTTAGTATTCACTTGTTCATGGAAAGATAACAGGAAAAAATCAAGAAAGGGAACATTCGTGCTCTCTGAAGAACTGAAGAATTTGCCTGTCATAGCAAATGGTAAAGCCAAAGATAGTGTTCAAGACAGATGACAGAATTTGCTAATATTTCAGCTAAAGATAGTGTTGAAGCCAGTTGACGAACCTTGCTTTTAGAGCAAAGGAAGTGCAAGATGAATATTTATCTTGCCACAAGGAGCAGTTTATTGTCATAGCATAGGTAAGGAATCTCAATATAGTGTTTGTTTATCAGTATTAATAAAGATGTAAAGAAATAGGCAGTGGATAACCATCATTTTCATAGGACAATGCACTgattattgaaaattgaaatccaGAAACAAAGGCTTCAACCATCAGGTCATCATGGTTGGTCACCTGCCTTCAATTACTTCAGTATATCTAATTATGCTAGTCTAAGTAGTGTGTCCATTCGCACCATATTGACATGATTTCAAAAACTTAAAACCACCAAATTTTTGTTGGAGACCATCCTTGAAATCTGTTCTTTGTTTCTATCCTTTTCAGTTTTCAGGCCATTCTGTGCCATCCACAAGTCTAACATCGAAATCTACTGCAAAACTGCTAAATAATCCTCGTACCAATTTGAGGCCAGGATAAGTTATGTAAATTCTAGCAAATATTTATCTGCTAAACAGTGAATGCCACGGCTATTTTCTGCCTCAAGAGATCAAGCCATTTTTTAACATAAACATTCTTTACCCTATTTGAGATAGGTACCTTGTTCAAGTAATTCAGCTGCAAAATACAAAACCCAATCACATACAAAGTGAAAAACCATGTCTGGAAGTATTTAAATTGATTCATTCCTGAGAAAGACAGCTTGAGAGCAATTGCAACAGCTTTGACTCCCATAACCTACAGAACACAGGAAGGATGCTGAGAACCATAAGAGGACTAAAGATTAACCACACCAAAGCCTCATGAAGATAAACATACCGTAAGAGAGCCAGTGAGTGAGCAAATTCCAATGAAGACAACCATATGTGTCTGCCCATAACGTGGTGCATACTGGAAAATTAGGATCAATACCAGAATCACAACTACACAACTGTAGACAAGGAATCCTGTTTATAGCAGAGGGCTAATTATCAGTCTGAAAATAGGAAAGAATAAATTGCAAATTCAGTAAACATGGCCATGTAACTCCAGGTTAGAATCCAGGAAATGCATGTTAGATGCATGTGTAGTATAACTGCTTCAAAGCTAGGAGTTTGAATTTCTTGACTACACCAGTGCCCTCCTCAGGGCACAATGAGTAACCTAACTGAGCACAAGTTCAAGAGAATGCTTTAAGTCTGATAGTCACCTAATTTGATAGCTATGCATCTCTTCAATTGAGAGCTTTGAATGGTCCTAACTCCTAATGAACATTTCAATATAGCTCAATGTCTTGACCACTTATCATCGAATTAATAGAGTAAATATTTAACTCCTTCATTGTTCTATCACAAAGTAAATATCTAACTCCTTCCATCATAATATGCTCAAGATCAATCACAAAATTTCCGCTGTTACTCTGTAATATGCAATGGATGAAGAAGGGCTTTCTGCTGTTTCCTCCTGAACATTAAATGAC
This region of Coffea arabica cultivar ET-39 chromosome 3c, Coffea Arabica ET-39 HiFi, whole genome shotgun sequence genomic DNA includes:
- the LOC113733729 gene encoding probable magnesium transporter NIPA2, whose amino-acid sequence is MGGISDNVKGLVLALSSSVFIGSSYIVKKKGLKNAGRNGTRAGSGGYSYLLEPWWWAGLITMIIGEIANFAAYAFAPAILVTPLGALSIIFSAVLAHFILKERLHIFGVVGCVLCLVGSTTIVIHAPIERDIESVKQVWQLATEPGFLVYSCVVVILVLILIFQYAPRYGQTHMVVFIGICSLTGSLTVMGVKAVAIALKLSFSGMNQFKYFQTWFFTLYVIGFCILQLNYLNKALDAFNTAVVSPVYYVMFTSLTILASIIMFKDWDSQNASQIVSEVCGFVTILSGTFLLHKTKDMGGVSSTSNTPVPSPVFLASRQNSSSIRSEI